In Bradyrhizobium sp. 195, the sequence CGATCCCCCTCTCCTGGAATCCTTGCATTGCCCCTGCGGCTCCCGTATGACCGAATCCGGCTACGTGACCTGGTACCGCTTGAAAACAGGCCGGAACATCGTCTTTTCCTGGATCGAAACCGTGCTTCAGCGACTGCTCGTGCGCATCACTCCAATCACGGCGTCCATTCCGCCGAGGAAACGCTGACGTGCGCTGGCAAACAAAGGCGCGAGCGTTCTCGGTGCTGTCGAATATCCCCTGGGGCGAAGACTTGCACTATGCCCTGCAGCGCTACGTCACACGACGACTGCCGCGACCCGAGAAGCAGGTCAGATCCATCTACACCCTTGCGCAGCGGCTGCTGGCCGTCCACGAGAAGTACAGCTTGCGGCCGCTGCGGGATTCGACCTGCTTCGAGTTCGGCGCCGGACGGGATCTGATCGTTCCGCTGGCCTTCAGCGCTCACGGGGCCCGGCGCTTCATCACAGTCGACATCGAGCGCTTGGCCAAGCTGGAGTTGATCCGATCCAACGCCGCCATCGTTTCTCGACTGAGCGGCATTGACCATCCCGACATAAACGCCCTGGAGGACCTCGATCCTTCGTGGAGGATCGACTATCGCGCACCGGCCGATGCCCGTACGACGGGCCTGCCCGCCGCCTCGGTCGACTGCGCAGTCTCTGTCGAAACGCTCGAGCACATTCCCAAGCGCGACATCGCGGCAATCTTGAAGGAGCTGCGACGCATCGTGCGTCCTGACGGACTTGTCCTCATGCAAATCGACTATGGCGATCATTTCAAAGGCTTCGATCCGTCCATCAGTTCATTCAACTTCCTGACATATTCCGAGGAGGATTGGGCTCCTTTCCAGTCGCGCTTCCAATACGTCAATCGTTTGCGCCACAGCGAATATCTGCAGCTATTCAGGGAGGCAGGGTTTCAACTGCTCAGCGACCAACCTGACCGCCGGCCGCCGGAACAGCATATCCTGCAACGACTAGCACCATGCTTCAGAGCCTTCTCCGAAGAGGACCTTTTTACACTCGGCTCGCTGATCGTTGGCCGCCCGGCCGACCCGTCTATAGGAAACTGAAGATCGCCATTTCCCGGTTGCTTGGCCGAAGCCCATTGTAGAGATCTCCCGATGTGGA encodes:
- a CDS encoding class I SAM-dependent methyltransferase — its product is MRWQTKARAFSVLSNIPWGEDLHYALQRYVTRRLPRPEKQVRSIYTLAQRLLAVHEKYSLRPLRDSTCFEFGAGRDLIVPLAFSAHGARRFITVDIERLAKLELIRSNAAIVSRLSGIDHPDINALEDLDPSWRIDYRAPADARTTGLPAASVDCAVSVETLEHIPKRDIAAILKELRRIVRPDGLVLMQIDYGDHFKGFDPSISSFNFLTYSEEDWAPFQSRFQYVNRLRHSEYLQLFREAGFQLLSDQPDRRPPEQHILQRLAPCFRAFSEEDLFTLGSLIVGRPADPSIGN